Within the Erpetoichthys calabaricus chromosome 1, fErpCal1.3, whole genome shotgun sequence genome, the region AAATACGAAATGAACTGGCCACTTATCTGGGACTGGTCATCCTCTAGTGCCTGATATTTCAGGTataaataatgaatggatggattagaaagaaaacataataaataaaagattggTGGTATTTAAATGAGTAGATTCACACAAGTCCAAAGATCCAAGTCTGATTCCTGGTCCAACCCATCTTTTTTTGAACCCAGCCATTGATCCACACTGAATCAACATTTTCCTCTGCAGGTTTATTGGAAaccagtctatcccagcagcatcaggcacaagacaaaCCCCCATACATGGATGAGACACTAGTCAGTTGCAGGACACTTATGCCCCACTTTACTGTTTGCAATAAAACAAACACACTTATTTTTGAGAGTTTGGAACAGATCAGTGGAGAAAACCCTCACTACTACTTGACAACATCCTGACCAGTCAATTATGTATGGTCTTTGAAAGTTCTTCTCATGCCTCCTCACATGGGTCTCCTTCCttatcccaaagatgtacattGGGCTAAATGGTAATTTCTAAGTTTGCCCTGTGCACAGTATTGGACTTGTATCCCATCCTGATATGGTTACTGCCATACACCTGGTGGTACTGGAATATGATCTCCTCCCCACTTTACCTTGTACTGGAAACAGCATTATATTATATTGGCACTGTATTGCTTTGAATTACTCCATAGGCGGTTACATATTCatctttcttatattttattatttgtctttaaGAAAAGAAGATACGCCTTTTCCAGTTCCTATTTGAAATGCTGGAGGACCCGAACATGGCTAATTGCATCTCCTGGGTACATCAATCTAGTGGCATGTTCCAGTTTTCTTCTGAAAACAAGGACAAACTGGCAGAGATCTGGGGTCGAAGGAAAGGCAACAGGAAAATAATGACCTATCAGAAAATGTCCAGAGCTTTGCGCAATTATGCAAGAACGGGGGAGATCACAAAAGTTAAAATGAAACTGACATACCAGTTTAGTGGATTTATTTTGAACTCCTTAAGAGAAGAATGTCAGTTTATTGACAAACAGGCTGCTTATGTGGAGATGGTGACAGGTTTACAAGACTAGTCAAGGGTATGTTCAAATGCTCAAACTGCTTTTAGGAAGAAATGGCATAGCATTTAGAGGTGCCTCTGAAATGTGTTATCTACATTCTGTTACAGAATCAGAGCCAAGATGAAACATCAGTACCAAAATATTATTGTCACGTAACGAGTGAACACGACACACTAACATTGGTGTCTTTAACCAACACTACCAAAGAATATTTGCAACTTCCCAGACTACATGAACATGTCCATTAGCTCAACAGTCTGAATCACATTTCATGCTCTGTAGCTAGAGTAGTTACTGTAAGATTAAAGTTTCAAGCCTGGGAAGGGAATGACCTGGGAAAAATAGATGTAAACCATCCTCCCATACATTACTGAACTACTCTATCCATATACCCAGATTCGGAGAGACAACAGtctaccctggcagcactgggaacAAGATAGGAAATTACTCTGAATGGAATGACTGTCCAGCACAGGGAACAGTCAAGTTGACACTTGTAAGAGGTCAATTTGGAGGCACCAATCAACAAAATATCCTCCCTGGTGGAAGATGAGACACAGAAGGTGAGAACTTGTAAACCCTTCAAAGACAGTAAAACATGGCAGATTTGTAAGTGAGACTCTAGAGCTGCGATGTGGCAGCAATAACCACTGTGACCCTATGCTTTCCTGTTATAATAATTTGAAAAactacacatttacaaaatagaGAATAGTAAAACTTTCACAACTATCCTAATTAGTGTTGGAAcggtactaaaattttgattttggtATCAGTACCAGCTTTCAGACCTTAGTGACTATGCCAAAATGGTTCAGAAGCGAATAATGGATAACTCCCCTCCATACTCGACCTCTGTCTCACAACTGCTTTATTCCCCCAGCCCAAGAACATGCAGGCACCTCTTTACTCTGCTGTACAATTGTGTGTTTCCCTGTTGCACTGCACTTTGCAAATCATTAACAGAACTGAGTTTGGAGTTGTTCCTTGCAGTCTCCGGAACATTTATATAAATgctgtatatacattttaagaCCAAGGGGGCTGATGGGCCCTTTAGTGATTCTACCTAGAATACATATATTAATTTGAACAGTTAAACAAACTGTATTTGTCATGTTAataaaaaactaataaacaaGTTGCTTGAAAACTATCATTTACTACTGGTACTATACTGTTtagtaaactgtttttttttttgctactttttcAGTACAGGTATACAGCGCAACCCTAACCCTGATACAGAAAATGGAGAAAGGAATCGCTAGATGCTTTAATGAAGGCAAAAACTAGATAAGGGGCTAACtgttgtcaaatgtcttatttttACCCACTTAGGTTATTCTAGCATTAATACTGTGTGATGAATCTTTGTAACCTGGCATTTAGCAGACATAATGGATGGGCATCAATCCATACTTGAACTTCTAATTATTAACACAGTAAATGCTGTAAACATCACAGGCCTGGCTACTTAAAGATTTAAACTATATTTTCCAGTTTAGTAGATTCTTCATAACTACAGTAAAAAACAGGATATATTCATGTTGGAAAAATATCTGAACAATTAACTACTGTATGCAGCCCAAAATATAgtaaatttgaattttattttttttaatataatctttTCCTAGTTAAACAGCTTAGAAGAAAAATGCGCTCCAAAGAACAAACCAATCAGGACCATTTTTCTGAGGTGATTTCTCTTGTGATAAAACAACTATATACCCAAAACACTCTGTAAAATGGCCTAGTTCCAATAGGCTAAGGAACATTGTCCTGTCCTGGACACTAATAGAGTTTCCCTCATAGACTAAACAGATACTACTGATATATGTTGCTATATTTTCGTTACATGAAATGAGTATTAGTGAAAGCATTTCCCAAAACCACATTTTATCTACATGAGCCCCAAGtctcttcattatttaaaaaaatatatacgagCAGTTTGCCTTGCTGCTAAGTTATCTTTACTCTTTTCTGGTATCTGCACTGCCTTCTGTATATTTTGTTAGAAACACTCTTCCCCGAAACAGGGACACCTTGAAGACCTCACTGAAACCACAACACAAATACAATATGACATTTGCGGCTTGACTCCTCCAGACTCTATGTAATTTATGGGACAGCTTGTTTATTAGGTTTCCACAACATGCTTACTCACATCTGATCTGATTCAGTGTTGTGTAAAAGgagattttatattatttttttctttttattaaacagTTATTGACCAGTGTCTCTGTTGTATGTTTTATATTGTGCTTGTTGGCTGACATATCATTCTACCTTAACTGCattctactgtactgtattttgagCTCATTTCATTTTATGATGTGAACTTTTACATTTgtatctatttatccatccatccattttccaacccactgaatccgaacatagggtcacgggggtctgctggagccaatcccagccaacacagggcacaaggcaggaaccaatcccgggcagggtgccaacccaccgcaggacacacacaaacacacccacacaccaagcacacactagggccaatttagaatcaccaatccacctaaccagcatgtctttggactgtgggaggaaaccggagcgcccggaggaaacccacgcagacacggggagaacatgcaaactccacgcagggaggacccgggaagcgaacccaggtccctgtatctatttatttagaaGAAAATGAATTTTCAAATTACAAGTATAGAAAGACAGTACTATACAAAGTCATTCTTTCATTAATCCCGTAAATTATCCTTTAAAGTAGGAGTTCTTAAACTCTagttctggaggtctgcagtggcaGCAAGTTTTTGCTCTAACTAAATTTTttattagaacccatttatttactgctAAACCAGTATATTTTTAGGCTTAGATTTAATTAAGTATTTtctacaattcagaacccttacttgcctattttagtttaaaACAGCAGCAGTTACGTTTTAATTCTCGTCTGTCTTCTTAAGCAATcctcagttaataatgaggtgcaaatgacaaaggagccaacaGCTCTCCagctactgtttttctttttaaacctatgtacatgcatcatgaagtatctgtgttaatgcAATGTTGTGAAATAAATGAGACAGAAGGTAAGGACCAAGAGGTAGAAATCTCTTCTGGACTAACAACATATGGATgatgttctcagaaaatgaaaaatctacagcATAATACAGATTTATCTtgaaagaatgaaagcactaacaagccatataattaaatgcattttttccatTACCTTCAAGACCTggcttcttttcacaaaactagttggaataaaaaaactgcagccactgtggacttccaggaccagagttgtgTACCTCAGCTCTAAAGTAAACAGACCTGAACCTGCAATTTCCTTCTCAAGGTTGTAAAAGGCTGTATAATCAGTCTCTCCCTGACTGGAGTGCATGTGTGGATGTGACATTAGCCCCTTATAAGGCACACCTGCACACATACATGGTCATAAGCATTAAGCACAAAACCacacaaatattatttatattaccaCAATACTTCAAACCTCCAAAATAAGGAGAAACATACATTAAACAAGTGTGCAAAGTCTGAAAGTTGGGTCTTTACTTTTaattacaaaattgaaaaaatgttctACTACTCTTGTGGTGATGAGAAATAAGTAGCAAGCAGATGTGCTGCAGCATCAGTATGACTTGTGAAAGCACAGAATTATATTTGTAAACAGGTGGCCAAGATGAAAGAAActtaaatcttattttttgtgatttaattAGTATTAAGAAATTAGTATACATctgaaataacaataattatcCAAAACccatttcaggtaaatacaggtatacataaaaacacaaataacatcATTATAAAACAACAGCTTTTGAAGATTATTAAGAAAATGAGCttccatttattttatgaatctatatatataattcactaagccgacagaacaagcaagacaaccatgggatatgcacggcatagccacgcccgccaactcacagagacccgcccaccaagtCTAATGAGACAGAaaagccgacagaacaagcaagacaaacaTGGAATATGCACGGCATAGCCAtgccgccaactcacagagacccgcccaccaactctaatgaGACGAGACCGCCTGcacgcccgcctgactgttaccggCATTCACCggaatgtactggagtgtaaaaccatcacagcttttaactcacaaactgcaacaactcaccaaacaccgccaccctgtctctctaggcattcacactgccggaagacaaccatgggatatgcaagAAATAGTCACGTCCATCAACTTGcaaagccctgcccaccaactctaacaccataGGATACGACAACTCAcggagacacgcccaccaactctaagagcatgggacgagaacgcctgcctgcccgcccgcctgactgttaccagcgttcattgcaatgtactggagtgttaaaccatcacaactgctaactcacaaactgcaacaattcaccaaacaccacctcagtcgctttatatatctaagaagatatatagatactcattattccccggcacgcgtccacccacgctctcaaggcattcacagtgcctgctcatgtgcccggatgcaacaactcaccacacacaaattttgcttaatttgagtCAACACGGAAAACCTCACCCAGCCCGGACACGGAggggattgacagattgatagctctttctcgattctgtgggtggtggtgcatggccgttcttagttggtggagtgatttgtctggttaattcagaaaacgaaagagactcccgcctgctaaatagttacgtgaCCCAAGAGCAgtcagcgtccaacttcttagagggacaagtggctttcagccatgtgagattgagcattaacaggtctgtgatgcccttggatgtccggtattGCACgtgcactacactgaatggatcaatgtgtgtgtacccggcgccgagagacgtgggtaagccgttgaaccccattcgtgatggagaccggggc harbors:
- the spi2 gene encoding transcription factor Spi-C; translation: MFVSDLLELISPENNIFGFHCYEYYNSDVDTKCDLLHFPEHIFKNEHLEKEPSSLNIWDVSTVSPDNQLNHCISSDPGLNYSESKVAKKKKIRLFQFLFEMLEDPNMANCISWVHQSSGMFQFSSENKDKLAEIWGRRKGNRKIMTYQKMSRALRNYARTGEITKVKMKLTYQFSGFILNSLREECQFIDKQAAYVEMVTGLQD